The sequence GCATTGCCGATCTGCTGATCTCGGTGGATTCGTCGCCCGTGCACCTGGCCGGCGGGCTGGGGCGGCCGGCATGGGTGATGTTGCCGATGGTGCCCGACTGGCGCTGGATGCTCGATCGAAGCGACACCCCCTGGTATCCCAGTGTGCGTCTGTTTCGGCAAAGGCAGCGCGCGGACTGGAGCGATATCGTGGCCGCGATGGCGCTCGAACTGACGCGCTTCAAGGGCCGATGACGGCGACATCGTTCATGCAGCGATCGTGCCGTTCATGGCCCAAGGGCTGTCAATGCATGGCCGCGGTGTTGTCGGCGTGGTTGCTGACCGGCGCCATGGCAGGTTGCACTGCGCTGGACCCCAATGCACATGCCGCCGCGCTGGCGGAGCCAGCCGGCTTGCAACGTGAGTTGATCGACAGCGGCCCCTTCGTGCTGACTGCTTTTTCGCGAATCTCGCAACCCGACAAGCCTCTGCACCTCTACATCGAAGGCGATGGCCAGGCATGGGTTTCGCGCACCGAGCCCTCGCTGGATCCGACACCTCGTCAGGCTGAGGGTCTCGCGCTGGCCGCGGCGGACCCTGCGCCGAACGTTGTGTATGTGGCCCGCCCCTGCCAGTTCACACCGATGGCGATGAATCCGCGCTGCGGCATTCCTTACTGGACCGGCAAGCGCTTTGCGCCCGAGGTGGTGGCGTCGATGGACGGGGCGGTGAGCCAATTCGCTGCGCGATTACCGGGGCAAGCCGTCGAACTGATCGGCTATTCAGGAGGTGGTGCGCTGGCCGTGCTGGTCGCGGCGCGGCGCGCCGACGTCGCATCGATCCGTACGGTGGCGGGCAATCTCGACGATGAGTTCGTCAATCGCCTGCACGGCGTCTCGCGGATGCCCGAATCGGAGAATGCAGTCGATTTTGCGAGCCGGGTCGCGGCGATTCCGCAGATTCACTTCAGTGGGGCTGAAGACGAGGTGGTACCACCCACTGTCGCGCAGCGATTCGCAAACGCAGTGGGTCAGCGGTGTGCACGCGCACTGACGATCCCGAAACTCGCGCACGCCAGCGACTGGAGCAGTCGCTGGCCGGCTATGCTGGCGATCTCACCGGTGTGCGCGCTCACAACGCCAGAGCAGTAGATTGCTGCCTTTGTCATGAATCCGCCGATGCGGCACGCCGCGCCGGTTGTGAGTATCCCGAACTGTCAGCTGAGGGTGAATTCAGGTAGACGGCAGTAGACGCTGATTTTTGGAAAATAAAATTATTTCAACGACTTATCGCCGTCCTGAGACGTGCTGAGCATCCGCTCCACATACCGCGCAATCAAATCAATCTCCAGATTAACCGCCGACCCTTCGCGCAGATTCTTCAGCGACGTCACCTGCACCGTGTGCGGAATCAGATTGATCGAAAACTCGCAGCCATCGTCGCGATCTTTAACCGAGTTCACCGTCAGGCTCACGCCATTCACCGTGATCGATCCTTTAAAAGCCAGATACCGGCCAATCTCACGCGGCGCCAGCACGCGCAGTTCATGCGATTCACCCACCGGCGCGAAATGCGTGACCGTACCGAGCCCGTCGACGTGACCGGAAACGATATGCCCGCCCAACCGATCATGCGCGCGCAGTGCCTTCTCGAGATTCACCTCGCCAGCCTCGCCAAGCCCTGCCGTGCAGTTCAGACTTTCGCGCGACACGTCGACTTCGAACGAATGCGCGGTCAGCGCGACCACGGTCATGCAGGCGCCCTGGATCGTGATGCTGTCGCCGAGTTGCACGTCGCCGAGATCGAGCCCGCCGGCTTCGACGTTCAGGCGCACGCCCGCGTCGCCGTCGGTGCCGAGCGGCTTGACTGATTCAATGCGGCCCACTGCCGCAACGATTCCTGTGAACATCGTGCTAATCCTCGATCAATTTGAAATGGGTTCAGACGTGGAATCGGTGCCGGGCTCGCCCGCGCCGGGAGGCGTGAAGCGCGCGAGAATCCGCAGATCGTCGCCGATCCGGTCGATCGCATGGAAATTCAGTTTGACGCGGCCTTCCAGCGTGTCCGGTGCGCTCAGATTGAACATGCTCATCGAGTCCATGCCGAGCAGGCTCGGCGCAAGATAGACGAGCAGTTCGTCGACGCAGCCTTCACGCAGCAGCGAGCCGTTCAGCTTGTAACCCGCCTCGACATGCAGTTCGTTCACGTTGCGCTGACCGAGCACGTTCAGCACGGCGGGCAGATCGACCTTGCCGGCTGAGTTCGCCAGTTGGACGATCTCGGCGCCACGATCGCGCAACGCGTTGGCGCGCTCGGTATGACGCTGATCCAGATTGCCGCAAAAAATCAGTGTGGGCGCGCCGGCCAGAATCTGCGCCTCGGGCGGCACGTCGAGCTGACTGTCGATCAACACGCGCTGCGGCTGGCGTGGCGTGTCGACGGCGCGCACGGTCATGCGCGGATCGTCTTCCCTGACGGTGCCGATGCCCGTCAGAATCGCCGACGCCCGGGCGCGCCACGCGTGACCATCGGCGCGCGCTGCTTCGCCCGTGATCCACTGACTGACGCCCGAAGGCAAGCCCGTGCGGCCGTCGAGCGACGCCGCCACCTTCATGCGCACCCAAGGGCGGCCACGCGTCATGCGCGACACGAAACCGATATTCAGTTCATGCGCTTCCTGCGCGAGCAGTCCGCAACGCACTTCGATACCGGCGTCGCGCAAGATCGCGAGGCCGCGTCCGGACACTTGCGGATTGGGATCTTCCATCGCCGCGACCACGCGCGCGACCTGCGCTTCGATCAACGCGTTCGCGCACGGCGGCGTGCGGCCGAAGTGGCTGCACGGTTCGAGCGTGACGTAGGCCGTGGCGCCGCGCAGATCGTGACCGCGCGAACGCGCGTCTTTCAATGCGCGGATTTCCGCATGATCCTGGCCTGCCGGTTGCGTGAAGCCTTCGCCGATCACTTCGTCGTTCTTGACGAGCACGCAGCCGACCCGCGGGTTGGGATCGGTGGTGTACATGCCGCGCTTGGCGAGAGCGAGCGCGCGTTCCATATGGACGAAGTCGGTTTGCGAGAACATCGGCTTCAGGCCGCGAGCGAAGC is a genomic window of Paraburkholderia bryophila containing:
- a CDS encoding alpha/beta fold hydrolase → MAAVLSAWLLTGAMAGCTALDPNAHAAALAEPAGLQRELIDSGPFVLTAFSRISQPDKPLHLYIEGDGQAWVSRTEPSLDPTPRQAEGLALAAADPAPNVVYVARPCQFTPMAMNPRCGIPYWTGKRFAPEVVASMDGAVSQFAARLPGQAVELIGYSGGGALAVLVAARRADVASIRTVAGNLDDEFVNRLHGVSRMPESENAVDFASRVAAIPQIHFSGAEDEVVPPTVAQRFANAVGQRCARALTIPKLAHASDWSSRWPAMLAISPVCALTTPEQ
- a CDS encoding riboflavin synthase, yielding MFTGIVAAVGRIESVKPLGTDGDAGVRLNVEAGGLDLGDVQLGDSITIQGACMTVVALTAHSFEVDVSRESLNCTAGLGEAGEVNLEKALRAHDRLGGHIVSGHVDGLGTVTHFAPVGESHELRVLAPREIGRYLAFKGSITVNGVSLTVNSVKDRDDGCEFSINLIPHTVQVTSLKNLREGSAVNLEIDLIARYVERMLSTSQDGDKSLK
- the ribD gene encoding bifunctional diaminohydroxyphosphoribosylaminopyrimidine deaminase/5-amino-6-(5-phosphoribosylamino)uracil reductase RibD, with the protein product MFSQTDFVHMERALALAKRGMYTTDPNPRVGCVLVKNDEVIGEGFTQPAGQDHAEIRALKDARSRGHDLRGATAYVTLEPCSHFGRTPPCANALIEAQVARVVAAMEDPNPQVSGRGLAILRDAGIEVRCGLLAQEAHELNIGFVSRMTRGRPWVRMKVAASLDGRTGLPSGVSQWITGEAARADGHAWRARASAILTGIGTVREDDPRMTVRAVDTPRQPQRVLIDSQLDVPPEAQILAGAPTLIFCGNLDQRHTERANALRDRGAEIVQLANSAGKVDLPAVLNVLGQRNVNELHVEAGYKLNGSLLREGCVDELLVYLAPSLLGMDSMSMFNLSAPDTLEGRVKLNFHAIDRIGDDLRILARFTPPGAGEPGTDSTSEPISN